The window CTCTTATTGCTAACGACAATACAGCTTCTGTTCACGCTCGTGCTGAGgtaacaaattaattgtacGATTACCACatgtaaagtataaaaaacaaGGTTAAAGTTCAGCCATGTagtaaaaaacgataaaaaatttcttagtAAAATATCTAATCCGTTTTTTTAATCGCTGTATACTACACATTTTATCGTATTTTGTATCTCGCTTATATTAATgccagaatttttatattgataaaatgaTTCCAGTGTTGCTGGGCATTGGCCATGAATCAATTCTTATCGGGCAATGATGCGACAGACACCATAGAAATTGCACAGTTACTGTCATCTATCTTTTCGGGTTCTTATTTGAAAGGAAACGGCGCGATTGCAAACATATCCGCGGACGTAGCGGCACTACATGTGGCAGCTATTTCATCCTGGACCTTGCTTCTAACAGTTATGACTTCCGCAGATATCTATAATTTACTCGCAAGCGGCAGAACAAACAGTTACATGCCGTAAGTTGTCGCACATCGGGAACGTGTTGTCGTTAAACAACAATAAACACGAAAAATGTTCTCTTGTAGTTCACTCAATCGATTGCGCGAATTGCTGGAATCGCCACATCTCGATGTACGCCTGTCAGCTGGCGAGGCACTGGCAGTGATATTTGAACTCGGTCGTGATTTCTCCTGCGACTACGAGCAGAATTACGCGCTCGACCTAGTGGAAATTCTTAAGGAACTCGCCACGGACTCAAACAAGTATCGTGCTAAGAAAGATCGCAAACAGCAACGTGCTAATTTTAGAGATATTCTGCGTTATATTGAGGTAAGTTAATATCGCATTATTTACTCGAACGAAACGTTTATCCGTTTTAAAAACGTGATTTCTTTGTTGCAAGCCGATGTCAAGATACAATAGAAATGCTAGATGTTTCGTTTCACTTTTAGGAAGACATCGTTCCAGAGATGCATGTGAAATTTGGCCAGGAAATTTTATACTTAGAAGGATGGTGCGCGAGAACTCAATACAACGCCTGCTGCCGACTATTAGGTCCCGGCATCAATATCCATCTTGCTGAAAATCTACTTCTGCGCGAGATCTTTCACCTCGGCAACAAAGTTCTACCTCCACCGATCACGATCAAAACAAGTAAATTAGAGAGAGTAAGTATTCATAAAAGCGATTGTTCGTAATCAACAAGATTAAacgttttctttttgcaaCCTGTAGACATTGATGAACGCGGCCGCGTTCAAGGCACGTACCATTCAACGCAACAAGAATCGCGACAAACGATCTGCAGCTATAGCACCGTAATCACACTTCTACTCCCCTATGCTGATTGTCTCATTTTAGTGTAATgcaagtatatttaaattttttctttaatttattgtaactataacttttaatagcgtaaattaatgttttcacaATAATTCGCGAGTCGAAATTGTACAGATATTCCACGTAATGATGTATATCCTTTTTTCCATGTGTAAATTTCTGATGTGAATATATGATTCATCTCGCCGTTTTAACTGTTATTTATcgctatatttatttagtgatatttaataaagttatatttaataacgtttgcatgtatatacaattGTATATGCTGGTAACAATTGCAtctcatataaattatattattttagtacatgtattaaatgttttatcaacttaaatattgatttttctcaTTGTTTTTTCCTTGGATATATATTGTGCATGTTAATTTTAACA of the Monomorium pharaonis isolate MP-MQ-018 chromosome 11, ASM1337386v2, whole genome shotgun sequence genome contains:
- the LOC105829138 gene encoding interferon-related developmental regulator 1, yielding MPGKGGRRGKCGGKRAEFTSDEDSVNNDACSDISGQSDNRSVLEDANDNEVDELAQQEVFEEKLKEAIDGLTQKSAKGRTVCFNGIEKIFAIKYIPDFVEDRKMTITDAVERGLKKGRGDEQSTAARLSTLLCVQLGAFESAEMVYRDLKSTLTLIANDNTASVHARAECCWALAMNQFLSGNDATDTIEIAQLLSSIFSGSYLKGNGAIANISADVAALHVAAISSWTLLLTVMTSADIYNLLASGRTNSYMPSLNRLRELLESPHLDVRLSAGEALAVIFELGRDFSCDYEQNYALDLVEILKELATDSNKYRAKKDRKQQRANFRDILRYIEEDIVPEMHVKFGQEILYLEGWCARTQYNACCRLLGPGINIHLAENLLLREIFHLGNKVLPPPITIKTSKLERTLMNAAAFKARTIQRNKNRDKRSAAIAP